The following are encoded in a window of Maylandia zebra isolate NMK-2024a linkage group LG5, Mzebra_GT3a, whole genome shotgun sequence genomic DNA:
- the efcc1 gene encoding EF-hand and coiled-coil domain-containing protein 1, whose amino-acid sequence MMDAIDSVDPYSRPARRTQWIVSTLAYHYGLDRGVENEIIVLATGLDQYLQEIFHHMDYQGAGKIPVEEFNILCEVLGLDKDSEDTECVDVLDNLPSELTFRQFHAKLCGYFSTKAGCQYENGRLLVGMDSEHIETQIRLRSPLKRREKLLSVGASSGPSPLPEGRHASGCRLGSCTRECYEEIVALEEAEDRIAKLEDENASLRELIEDMRAALQSSDARCLALQVGLWKSHSKHKADEGCFVAHQKQAMQKKMANTNLKSLQNIIHEIELLRSSQDRQVEEAMRCNQRLEQELWSSKETVAALEDCNRALKREQVAMRRKVEEARQALLSGLGKVKELEAKANHVSALQRHILQLESELLYYRSEVSKLQLPGSTSAEQQLSVSSRPGQRCCLDTQHDRCSPTGCAVTTPDKMEEQLFRSVEGQAASDEEDDKWTGDQQRQVDEVKRILARLSCCGERCEDKAFKKLMSNFGSSRSEESCSAVLELLERVTRLHKQLELKESQAEINMDQMKDSLMQELQQKAEETELLQMELQMLETERVRLSLVEEKLVDILQLLQQLRDLNVSRRSLGKILLSTLESCSDPQHGKAHILEVLNALYHELTACEILSSGRPLEKSHSQQSLDALIISC is encoded by the exons ATGATGGATGCGATAGACTCCGTTGATCCATACAGCCGACCAGCGCGCAGGACACAATGGATAGTCAGCACCCTGGCTTACCATTACGGACTGGACCGGGGAGTGGAGAACGAGATTATTGTTTTGGCCACCGGGTTGGATCAGTATCTGCAAGAGATTTTCCACCACATGGACTATCAAGGTGCAGGCAAAATCCCCGTGGAGGAGTTTAACATCCTGTGTGAAGTTTTGGGACTGGACAAAGACTCGGAGGACACAGAATGCGTCGACGTTTTAGACAATTTGCCCAGCGAACTCACTTTCAGACAGTTCCACGCCAAACTGTGCGGGTACTTCAGCACTAAGGCTGGCTGCCAGTATGAGAACGGCCGGCTGCTGGTCGGGATGGACAGCGAGCACATAGAGACTCAGATCCGCTTGAGGAGCCCGCTGAAGCGCCGAGAGAAGCTGTTGTCTGTGGGAGCGAGCAGCGGCCCCTCTCCTCTCCCGGAGGGGCGGCACGCCTCCGGCTGCAGGCTTGGCTCCTGCACCCGGGAGTGCTACGAGGAGATCGTGGCCCTGGAGGAAGCGGAGGATCGAATAGCCAAACTGGAGGATGAGAATGCGAGTTTGAGGGAGTTGATCGAGGACATGCGAGCCGCACTTCAGAGCAGTGATGCCCGCTGTTTGGCTCTGCAG GTCGGACTGTGGAAAAGCCACTCCAAACACAAAGCAGACGAAGGCTGTTTTGTCGCTCACCAGAAGCAAGccatgcagaaaaaaatggcCAACACCAACCTGAAAAGCTTACAGAACATAATCCACGAAATAGAGCTGCTGCGTAGCTCGCAAGATCGGCAGGTGGAGGAAGCCATGCGTTGTAATCAGAGACTGGAGCAGGAACTGTGGAGCTCTAAAGAGACTGTGGCTGCGTTGGAGGACTGCAACAGGGCACTGAAGAGGGAGCAGGTGGCCATGAGAAGGAAGGTGGAGGAGGCCCGACAGGCGCTGCTCAGCGGGCTGGGTAAAGTGAAGGAACTGGAGGCAAAGGCAAATCATGTATCAGCACTGCAGAGACACATCCTTCAGCTGGAATCAGAGCTCCTCTACTACAG GTCAGAAGTGTCGAAACTACAACTCCCAGGCAGCACCAGTGCAGAGCAGCAGCTGAGTGTCAGCAGCAGGCCAGGACAGAGATGCTGCCTGGATACCCAGCACGACCGCTGTTCCCCGACAGGATGTGCTGTAACGACTCCAGACAAGA TGGAGGAGCAGCTGTTTCGGTCAGTGGAGGGCCAGGCAGCCTCTGACGAAGAAGATGACAAGTGGACTGGAGATCAACAGAGACAAGTGGATGAGGTGAAGAGGATCTTAGCCAGGCTATCCTGCTGTGGGGAAAG GTGCGAGGACAAGGCATTCAAAAAGTTAATGTCTAATTTCGGGAGCTCGAGAAGTGAAGAGAGCTGCAGTGCTGTGTTGGAGCTCCTTGAGAGAGTGACCAGGTTGCATAAGCAGCTGGAGCTGAAGGAAAGCCAGGCTGAGATAAACATGGACCAG ATGAAGGACTCCCTGAtgcaggagctgcagcagaagGCTGAGGAGACTGAGCTGCTtcagatggagctgcagatgcTGGAGACAGAGAGGGTCCGTCTGTCTCTGGTGGAGGAGAAGCTCGTGGACATCCTGCAGCTTCTCCAGCAGCTCAGAGACCTG AACGTCTCACGGAGGTCTCTCGGGAAAATCTTGCTCAGCACTCTGGAGTCTTGCAGCGACCCGCAGCACG GCAAGGCCCATATTCTGGAGGTGCTCAATGCCCTCTATCATGAACTTACTGCTTGTGAGATTCTGTCTTCTGGTAGACCTTTGGAAAAGTCACACAGTCAGCAGTCTCTTGATGCCCTCATCATCTCCTGCTAA